CAGCATGCGCCTGTATAATGAGTCGTGAAAACTTGGTGTGGCTATTACATGCGGAAGTGCCTCTTAGGGGCTAAGCTTAGGGGTATGAACAGCTGATATGGCCTATAGGAAAAGGAGTTCATGATGGCATGGACTAAACAAATGCCTGCTCGCCCGGTGGTTGCCGTATGTGGTGCGACGGGGGCAGTAGGACAAGAATTCCTTACCGTGCTTCACGATCTTGATTTTCCTGCCGCTCAGGTAAAAGCGCTTGCGTCGGCGCGCTCGGCTGGCAAAAAAATCGCATTTGGTGGATGCGGCAATCAGCCGGCAGGTGATTTAACGGTCGAAGAAATGACGCCGGAGAGTTTTACCGGGGTTGATATTGCCCTGTTCTCGGCTGGATCAAACGTCTCAAAGCAGTTGCGCGACGCTGTCACTGCAGCTGGGGCGGTCATGATTGACAATTCGAGTGCCTTTCGTATGGATGCGGGAGTACCGTTAGTTATTCCCGAGGTGAATCCTCAAGATGCGTATCAGCATGAAGGCGTTATTGCTAACCCCAACTGTTCCACTATCGAGATGGCGGTGGCGCTTGCGCCCCTATCGCGTGTGGTGTCCATCAAACGAGTGGTGGTATCAACCTATCAAGCAGCGAGTGGTGCTGGCCTGCCGGCTATGCATGAACTGCGTGAACAGACCCGTCAGATGCTTGCGGGAGAAGAACCACAGGCACAAGAATTTGCTCATCCGCTGGCGTTCAACTGCATTCCGCGCATCGACGTGATGCGTGAAGACGGTTATTCCAAGGAAGAATGGAAGATGATCGCTGAAACGCGCAAGATCATGCATGCGCCTGAAATTGGCATAACTGCTACGTGTGTACGTGTGCCAGTTATGCGTTGTCATGGCGAATCGCTCAATGTTGAGTTTGCTGCGCCAATCTCGCTTGATGAAGCGTATGCAGCGTGGGAAGCAGCACCAGGCATTGAGGTGCTTGATCAGCCGGATGAGGATATCTATCCGATGCCCGGCGTGCTGGCTGGTACCGATCCGGTATACGTGGGTCGTGTCCGTCGCGATGCGACCGTCGAAAACGGACTTGCCTTCTGGCTGGTTATGGATCAGATTCGCAAAGGGGCAGCCTTAAACGCTGTTCAAATTGCTCAGTTGCTTTTGCCGTAGTGCTCATCGCGCTTTATTATTTCAGGAAGAACAATGGTGGCGCGAGCACCCTGGATTGTGCCATTACCTGCCAGTTGGTTTGAGAGGTTGAGCGTGCCACCGTGAGCATGTGCAATATCGGAAGCGATAGCAAGCCCTAAACCAAAATGAGTGCTTTCAACGTTGCCGGTTGTATGACTACCTGTGCGGGATGCGTCGTCGCGATAGAACCGTTCAGTTCCATGGACAAGTGCTTCAGGCGAAAAGCCCGATCCGTCATTTTCCACCGTAATGAAGAAGGTATGCACGGTGGCGTCAAAGGAAAACACGAGTCGAACTACGCTGTGCGATGCGTAGGCGCAGGCATTATCAACCAGATTGAGCACGGCTCTCTCTAAAGCACGTGCATCCCACTGTGCACGTGTATCGGTGCTTGTTGCTGTCTGACAGCACGCATCGGTAAATGAAGAGGAGCGTGCCGTGTCAAGCGTGAATCCCCGTGCTTCAACGAGGGCTTTTGCTTCTTGCTCCAGTTGATCGGCGAGCTTTGACGGGTTGGTAGGCTTGAATTGCAAGGTGCCTGCTCCGCTGTGAGAAGCTTCGACAATTTGGCTTACAAAGCTATCCATTGAGAGCGCTGCTGTCTGAATAGCCTGTGCACTCTGAGCTTGATCGATATCAAGTGCGCCAGCAGTCGCATCTTCGATGAGCATATCTGCATTGCCTCGTACTACCGTAAGGGGTGTTTTAAGGTCATGAGCGAGGGCTGCTACTTGCTCGCGCGTGCGTTGTTCTGATTCCCACTGTGCTTCGAGCGATTGCTTGAGCGAGATGCGCATTTCATCCATGGCACGCAATACGTCATCGATCTGCGCCACATTGCTTCTTCCGGTGGCTGTATTCAAGTCTTGTCGGCCAACTGCTTGCGCCGCTTCTACCAACGGGTTCATTTTTCGTTTGATAACATTGCTCGCTCGCATAGCGATAAGTACTATCAGCACTGCTAGCGCGCCAAAGCTCCAAAACATCATATCTTGCGGATTTGGAAGCGTGTCGCGCAGGTTTTTATCAGCCCATTGAGGGGTAAGGTTGTAGCAGAGCACACAGCGCCTGCCATCAGGCAGGTTTATGGCTGTATAGAAGAATCGTTGCTGTTCTACTACCACCTGCGCGTCTTTTTCATTGGGTGATGCTGTAACGGTGCGAGCAAATTCAATCTGGCTCGCATTCATATCCGATAAGGCAATGCTGTCAGTGCTCGTAAAAAGTGCATAGCGATATGCCGAAGGGATGGCATCGGCATTGAAGGTGGGTTGAGTCGAGAGGGTTTTAGCAACGTCATCTAAATGTACTTCACCATAATTTGCTGGCACGATGGAGCCAGATCTCATCTGTCCCGTTAAAGCAGCAAGGGGAGCTCCAATAACAATCAGGGATCCAACAAGAAGATAGAAAAAGTAGCGCCCGATTACGAGGGCAAGCGGAATACGCAGGTGGTGTGGTTGATCAGCTTGCTCAGGGTGAGGAGGCTGCTGGCTTTCTAGGCGTGCCATTTATATCCCGTTCCCCATACCGTTTCTATCGAAGTGGCTCCGGCACGCTTTAGTTTCGTGCGCGCATTGCTTACATGCATAGATATTGCGTCGTCACCCGCATCTGATGCCCAACCAAGTACTTGTTTGCGAATTTGCTGACGTGAAAATACCTGTCCCGGATGTTGAGCAAGGTATTCACAGATGGCATATTCCGTCGGCGTAAGCGCCACGAGTGCATCATTTACAAACAGTTCTCGTGCACCCATGTCGAAGCGTACCGCTCCCAAGGTAAAGGCGTGCGTATAGACGCGGTTTTCGCGGCGCAGATGCGCAGCTACTTTCGCGCGCAATTCAGCCGTTCCGAAGGGCTTGCGGATATAGTCATCAGCACCGATGGCCAAACCCTGCACTGCATCGCTTTCACCCACCTTTGCTGTTAAAAAGAGAATTGGGGCATCAACGTGGTCACGGATACGTTCAACCAGTTCAAACCCATCTATTTCAGGCATCATGACATCGCAGATAATCAGGTCGTAGCGCGATAAATCGCAACTGAGTACAGCGGTCGGGTCGTTGAACGCATCGACACTGTACCCATCGCGCACCAGGATGCGCTGAAGCAAATCGGTGATTGCGGATTCGTCGTCGACAACCAAAAGCCGTGCCATATGTTTTGTTTAGCCTTTCTTTCCGTATGTAGACGGTTCTGTCAGAGTATTGTATCGCTGGTTATTCGCCACGCTGTGTGGGCTCAAAGCGAGAAATCCATATTGCCATACTGCCAGCAAACAGGGCACTTCCTATCATGCACAACCCCATCATTAACTGCACGGTTGAAATAACCGCATCCAGCGTGTCTGTGAAACTGGCTGCGCCTGCCGCGACAGCCCACTCTATCGGCGCTGACCCAAGAATGATAGCCCAGCTTGTTGGGAGATAAGCAAACATGTTTAAGGCGGTTGCCGTTAATTCGCCAGTCATCAAACCGTATGCAAGACCCCCGACCGAAAAGAAGGCGAGTATAAGTCCGAGCGCACCAATCGATATTGCCGCATTGCGCCCCCACTGCAGCGCGGTGGTATACAACATAAGATAGAGCGGAATACTGCCAAGTGCGAGTCCACCTATACCAGCCAGCCAGACAGACACTTCTGGCACGTCGCGTGCGGCTACTAGCAACACAAGGGCGAATATGACGATGGTAACAGCCAACGTGCCTACTCCCATGAGCCACAGTAGTGCGATTCGTGCAAAAAGTGCCTGCTGTCTTGATACAGCGGAAAGCAATCCTGAGAGCTTCGTTGCCTCCTCTTCGGCATTGACATCTAACCCGCAGACGATGCCGGCCATAAGGGGCATAAGTGCACCAAGCAACTGTACGAAAGCATCAAACCCCAGAGTGATGTTCCACGGGCTTACAGCGAAGTATAGGCCGCATGCTAAACCCGCCACAAGAGCACAGACAAGATGGAGTGGCACGAGTGCAGAGTGGCGCAGACACAGCATTTGAGCTTTGAGCGCACGGACAAAGGTCATGGTTGGTTTGCTGGTATGAATCGTATTGTTGGGTGTGTGGGAGTATGAGGGCTTCTTCTTGCTTTGTTGTAGTGTCGCGGTGCTATCTGTCATCGCAGTTCCTCCGAACGGGCAAGCCATGCTGCGCCAGCAACAGCAATTAGTGCGGTGACCACACCCGCCACAATAAGCGCCAAGACAACATTGCCAGTCTGCGCTATTGATTCAACGAGAGCCAATCCATCACTAGCAGGTTCGCCCGTTGGCAAAACGGGAAGAAAGGCGGTTGGCAACACGATGGTAGCTGTCGGCGGACACACAGGCCACAATGGAACGAGTGACCAGCTAAAACTTAATAGAAGTTGTGCAGCAAGCGGAATAAAGATGCCACTAAGGGTACCGACACGCATCGTCAGAAAAAGCGTTGCTGGAATTATCCATGAACTGACAAGTGTCAGCGCGAGCGCGGTAGCAAACATTGAGGGCAGGCTGGCAGCACCCTGTGGTAGTACGAGTGAGAGAACCGTGTATATAACGAAGACGATAAGATTTGATACCAAAGAAAGTATCAGGCACCAAGTACATTTCGCAACCCATATACGCTCGAGTGGCATACCGCTTGAAAGTATGGCACGATTTCCTAAGCGGGCATCAGCTTTTGCTATCGTTGTCGCAACAAGCGTTATCGAAACGGGCATCAGCAAGGCATACCAGTAATTCCAGGGAGAATATTGCAGCCCCAGTTCGGGTGCCCGTACTGTCATGAGCGTTGCCATAAGCAAAAAGGGGAGTGTCAAGGCGCATGCCAGTTTGACCGGCGTTCCATGGCGTGACTTCATCATTTCGGCGCGCAATGCGACCAAAAAGCTGCCACGACGATACGTTGCCTGGTTTACCTGGTTATTTTGGTTTGTTTTATGTTGCCATTTCATTGCACGTCACCCCTTGTACCCTTTTTGTAGACATTCATAAACAGGGCTTCTAGATCTTCATCTTTATGGAGATCGTCTTCGTAGGCGAGTCGACCGTTCACAATAATCCCAACAGTATCAGCAGTGTGCTGTACTTCGGTCAGAATGTGGCTCGACAACAACACGGTGATACCTTGTTCTGGAAAGCGTCGAATAAGATTGCGCAAATCTTCAATGCCGATAGGATCGAGTCCGTTGGTTGGTTCGTCGAGAATCAAAAGGCGTGGATGCGCCAACAGAGCTAATGCGATTCCCAGCCTCTGTTTCATGCCCATTGAGAAACGCCCGGCACGTTTTGATCCCGTATCGGTGAGATCCACAGTGGCAAGCACTTCGTCAATACGGGAGTGCGGCAGTCCCAACAGCGTGGTGCGCACGCGGAGATTTTCCTTTGCGGTAAGGTTGGGATAGAGAGGCGCCGATTCTACTAGCGAACCGATACGGTAAAGATCGTCGCGCTGCCACGGGTGCCCTTCGAAGAGAATTCGCCCTTCGGTTGGATGAAGCATTCCCGTAATCATTTTTAAGGTGGTTGATTTGCCGGCTCCATTAGGTCCAAGTAGACCATAGACTTTTCCCTCTTCAACATGGAGGGACAGTTCGTCAACCGCTTGCTGTGCACGCTTGCCACAACCAAAGCGTTTAACAAGCTTCTGTGTTTCCAGGATGTATTTCGCCATGGTAGTCCTTTGTTCGTTCCTTTACGGCACCTTTTAGTTTGGGCGGTATTTTTAAAGAAACGTTAAAGGGTGTTTTGAAGCGTAGCCGATGGCAGAAGATACGAGAATTGGAAGGGGGAGGGGATCAGAATGAAGATTATAAATTTGCATCATGCAGGATAGGGGTTGCTGGATCAGCCTGCAGATCGTAGGCATGCTCAAAGTGGTAGGCTCTATCGCTTGCAATAAGAAGGTTGTTGTCACGGTCTTGTGCCGCATACTTGCCACAGGGGATAACGTACACAAAGGCGAATACCTGCTGCAAGGTAGCAACCATTTGGCGCAGCAGCGTGGACTGTTCGCCTTCGAGCGAACTGATGACATTGCTAAGATACATGCCACCAGGTGTTAGCAATTGCTTAATGTGTTGTGCTGCTTCTACGCTTGCTAGGTTCATGACGGCATCGCGCCCTGCAAAGGTGTCGTTTACCACAGCATCATAGGTACAGGCAGGTGCATAGTCACCAATGGCGGCATACTGTGATGGGCGCTTGTGTATTACGGCATCGGCGTATTCATCAAGATAGGTGCGGCCGTCTTCGGTAATAATGCCCATACGACCGGTGTCGATTACATCGAATTCCTCGATAAGGCGATCGAGAAAGAAATAGCGTTCAGCAATGCGCGTGACAGCTTCATCTGCTTCTATGACATCGACTGACGTTTCAGGATGGTGGGCGATGACATACTTCGGCCAGGCATAGCCGCCACCACCTATGGTCAAAAGACTTTTGATAGGAAAGGGCGCTTCAAACAGATGGTTGTAGAGCTTCAGATAGTCAAACACCAGCTCGTAGATGCGGCCGTCTTCCAAATAGGTAGCTGACTGAAACGCACCCTGGACATCCATAACGCGGGCGAAATCACCGGGTCGATACTCGATTGTGTACACCAACATCAGCCCGAATTGTGTGTTGAATCGAATGAAGAGTGCATCTTCTTCGCCAACAGGCTGCTTCGTTGCAAGTGCTTTTGGTCGACGGAGTTTTGCAAGACGCGTACGAGCCGTCTGCGCATCTTCTCGTAAGTGGCCACGGCGTGTTATTGAATAATACAGTCCCAGTGCAAGCAGAGCCGTCACCGTTATAACAATAGCAGCCTCTCCAATTGGATGCATGCCTTCCCCCTTTGCAGTTACTTATATCATACCTGTTGAAGGGTAGCTTGGCATGATTTTCATGTGGCTGAGAGGGACTTTATCCGTCGGAGCTTTGTCTTTTCGCCTCGTACCTCGACGCAATTACATCACGTCGAGGTACGAGGTCTTTTATGTTCATGCGCCCATGCATGGCACGCTCATTGTTTGGTTAACGCTTCTTTCGGTGGAAGAGGCGCCAGAAGAATCCATGCTGCCGTGTTTGGGCAGCGAAAGTAGCTGTGGCTGCGGTATCGGTGGCTGTGCGTGATGTCGTTTGCGCATCGGTGACCGCTTGGTCTTGAGCGTTTGCCGAGCGTGGTGCTGATGATAGGGCGGCAAGGGTGGCATCAAGGGTGGAAGCGTCTTGGGCACGTCCAGCAGTGGTGCCAGATTCAGCAGACTTAGACGTGTCGGTAGATTCAGCTTCGGTAACGGGTTCAGATTTGGTGGCAGGATCAGAGTCACTAACAAAAGCGGCAGAATCGTTACCATTTTCTGCTTGTTCCTCCAGTATTTCAGTGCGCTCAGCCGATTCAGCTTCGATTTCGGCAAAGACTTTTGCTGCGGCACGCATGAACGAAGTCAACGCTTCGCCTTCGGTACCGCCAATTTCGTGCTGCAGCGCTTCGCGATAGATCTCTTCGAGATCGCGCATTGCACGCCGCTCACGAGCTGCCGATTGACGCGAGTAATGGGCATGCATGGCAATACGTTCGTGGTCTGGTTTAGCAGCGAGTTCCGCTTCACGCGCTGCATCGGAAGCGATACGTGCTTTTTCAATCAGGTATTCATGCGAATTAAAGGGCTCGGTACCTGCTTGTACGAGTGCGCGCAGGGGCGTGTAGGTGCCATCTGCACGTAATTCACGCAGCTTTGCGGTGTCACGCAGGCACACATGTACGTAGTCGACAACAGCATCATGAATGTGTTTGTCGCGTATTGGCCAGGCGATTTCGATACGGTTATCCATGTTGCGCGTCATCAAATCGGCACTCGAAAGGTAAATAGTCGCTTCATCAAGTGGACCAAACGCGTAGATGCGACTGTGTTCGAGCAACCGTCCAACAATAGAAACCACTCGCACGTTTTCGGTTGCATTTGGAATACCAGGAAGCAGGCAACTAATCCCGCGCACGATCAGTGTGATGGGTACTCCTGCCTGCGATGCTTCGGATATCTTTTCGAGAACTTCGCGATCGGTAATCGAATTCGTCTTGAAGAGCAATCCACAGGGCTCTCCCTGGCGAGCATGGGCAATTTGGCCATCGATACCCTTCAAAATATTTTGCTTAATTTGCAACGGGGCTACCCAGATCGTGTGGTATGCGCGTGAAGCACTTTCAAGGCCCATGTTGCGGAAGAATTCAATTGCATCACGTCCGATTGCGTCGTCAACAGTGATGTAGCTGAAATCGGTGTAGAGTCGAGCCGTCTTTTCGTTGTAGTTGCCGGTTCCCAGCTGTGTAATGTGCTGAAGGCCTTGTGGGGTTTGGCGGGTGATGCAGCAAATTTTACTGTGCACCTTGTAGTCGTGAAAGCCATAGAGCACCCGTGCACCAGCTTCTTCAAAGCGCTGAGACCACTGGATATTGTTGCTTTCGTCGAAGCGCGCGCGCAACTCAAACAGCGCTGTTACCTCTTTTCCCGCTTCTGCCGCGGTGATAAGTGCTTCGGCCAAATGCGACCGACTCGCTAGTCGATACAGGGTGATCTTAATAGAAACAACGTCGGGGTCTTCAGCTGCTTCACGTAGAAGTTGAACGAATGGATCCATGCTTTCGTATGGATACGACAGGATAACGGAGCGCTGCTGTATCTGATCGATAATGCGTTCAGAATGCGAAAGACATGCCGGCCAAGCAGGTGAGAACGGTTCGCTTGTGAGGCGTGCACGAACGACCGGGTCAACCATGCTTGGTAGGGCGAAAGCATATCCAAGATTCAAGGGTACTTCAGTGGTAAACACCTGGTGAGGAGCTAAGTGAAGACGCGAAAGTAAGAAGCTACCTACGGTAGCAGAAAGCTTGCGCTTGCTTTCAAGACGTACCGGAGCAAGGCGGGCACGCTTCTTCAAGATCTTCTTCATGTGTTCACGGTAATCTTCTTCGCCTTCGTCGGCTGTATCGGCGGCATCAAGGTCGGCATTGCGTGTGACGCAAATGATATTGGCGTGCTTCACCGTATACATCGAATAGATGCTTGCGACGTTAGCCTCTAGGAGGTCTTCAAGCAGAATGAAATTAAAACCTTCACCAGGTAGTTTAATAATGCGCTCGGCATTGCGCGGCAAGCCGACAACGCCCAGGGTAACTCCTTCGGCGCCTAAGCTTTTTACCTGACGGCGCAGCTCTTTGACACGCTTGCGCTCTTCGCTGGTGAGGTCTGCTTTTTTGGGAGTTTCTTCACTCAAGCGCACGATAATGTAGAGTTCGCCGTTGCCCAAATGAGGGAAGGGATGACGGGCATTGATAATCTGCGGCATAAGAAAAGGCAGCACATTGCTTCGTAAATAGTCGAGAGCGAATTCACGTTGCTCTTCGTTCAGTTCATCAAAGGTGAGACGTCGGATTCCCTCATCGGCAAGCTGGTGCTTTACCTCTGAATAAATTCGTTCCTGAACGGGGTACAGTTCGTGACACCGTGCATAGATCGCATCGAGCTGTTCGTCGGGGGTCATGTTTGACTTCGTGTCAATGACCTGTGTCTTTAACAGAGAAAGATCGGTAAGGCTGCCCACGCGCACCATAAAGAACTCTTGCAGGTTGCTGCTGAAGATAGAGATAAACTGCAGCCGTTCGAGCAGGGGTACTGTGTCATCGGATCCCTGTTCGAGTACGCGTTCGTCGAAAGTCAGCCAAGATAGTTCTCGGTTTTGCATAAACGGCATCCGTTCATGGCGACCTTTGCCATTTGATTTATGTCCGTGGGGTGTCTTTTCGCTGGTGGCATTTTGCTGAAGTGATGCACTCTCTTTGGGAGAGGAAACCATCTCGTCCGTCTGGTTGGTTGCAGCCTTTCGGTTCATAAACTCTCCTATCTACGTTGCGCGCTTTCTCATCGAACCGGCAGCCAAAATTGGCAACGTCTATCGAAGACAAAAGCGGTATCAAGAGCGCGCATCGATCGGGGGATCTATCAGGTACCCACAGATCAATATCTTGAGCTTTCCTCTTTAGTGTAGCCTTCTTTTCCCCTGATGTGGGCAAACTTTTGCAGACGGTTTGTTTTGCGTGGCAAATTAGAAAGAAAATTCTCGAAGTAGTACTTCTTACTTATGTGATAACCCTAGCAGCGTATCTTTCGTGAGTAAGTTTCCCTGTCATCGTGAGGTCGCAGGTCAAGTGATAAAGTTTGTAAACAAAGAGTAAAAGTAGGAGCAGCGTAACTCAAAGCATTGGTATCGTGCGGCGCTTGCTCGGGACGACGGAAGGCGCCATGCTCGAGAGAATAGACTTTGATTGCATTCCTATCGATCGGGATGAATACAAACCCGCGCGCGATGAATTGGTCAAGCGGCTCGTGCTGCTGCAGCAAGAAGCGCATATTAGGGGGATTGGCCTAGTCGTCCTGTTTGAAGGATGGGATGGCGCTGGCAAAGGTGGGCGCATTTCCGATTTGATGTATAACCTTGATGCGCGCTCGACAACTGTACATGTTGACGATAGTCAGCACGAAAAAGATGCTCGTAAGTTGCATGCGCGTGGGCTTTCTACTGACGGCTACTTCCCCATGATGCAGCCGTATTGGAATTCGCTTGGGCCGCGTGGCAACATGACGCTATACGATCGTGGATGGTACAACGCAGCAGCAGCTCACCTTGCTGAAGAGATCACACCGTCCTCCAAGCGTAAGCGGATACCGGGTGCGCTGACCGGGCCTAGTCCGATGGAGCGTTCCCTTGCTTCTATCGAAAGCTTCGAGAGGCAACTTGTCAACGATGGTTACCTAGTGGTGAAGTTCTTCCTGCACATCAGGAAGAAAACACAGCGCAAGCGCCTTGAAGGCTTGGCTGCTGATCCGGCAACTGCTTGGCGTGTCGACAAACAAGCGCTGGCAGCGATAGGAGATTACGATCGTTATTGCAAGCTGTATGACAAATTGCTTTCGCGTACAAATTACGATTTTGCACCGTGGGTCGTGCTCAATGGTGAAGATAAGCGGCGTGCAAACTTAGGTGTTGTGCGTACGCTTGTCGATGCGCTCGATCAAGCCATTGCAGCAGCCGATGCGCCAGTAGGTAGTTTTTCTGTGTCAGATGTATCAGCAGGTAGTACTGTATCAACCGGTATGCCAGTTGACACCTCTGATCCGGCGGGGGCATCAGAAAATGGTTCTGTTTCGGCGGGTGCGCCGGTAGGTAGTACCACTTCATCAAATTCGGCGGATGTGCTTGAGGACGCTCATGCATTAGTGGACAGCACCGAAACCGAAGAAGAGTTGGCGTGGGATACACAGGACGTTGACGTACGCCAAGAAGCTGAGGCTCAGGCTGCCAAACAGGCGTCTTTTGCACCGAGCACTTCACGTTTTCCCATTTCGAATAGTCATCCAACACTTAAGGGTGTTGATTATCACTTGCGTTTTGATCCCGCGCGCTACAAAACCGAACTCAAGGCTGAACAGAAGCGCCTTTATCGCCTTGAATTAGAAATGTACAAGCAGCGGGTTCCACTTATCTTGATGTACGAGGGCCAGGACGCAGCGGGTAAGGGCGGCAACATCAAGCGTATCGCTCAGGCGCTTGATGCGCGTTCGTATACGATATTTCCTAGTCCGGCACCGACGAAGCCCGAGCTTGCTCATCCGTTTTTGTGGCGTTATTGGACACGTCTTCCCAAGGCGGGACATGTTGGCATCTACGATCGCAGCTGGTATGGTCGCGTGCTTGTTGAACGGGTCGAGGGGTTTGCGCGTCCCGACGAATGGGCGCGTGCTTACGACGAGATCAACGAATTCGAACGCGATCTGGTCGACTGGGGTGCTATCTTATTAAAGTTCTGGGTGGAGATAGATCGCGATGAACAGCTCCGACGGTTTGAGTCGCGTGCTGAAGATCCGGCGCGGCAGTGGAAGATCACCGATGAAGACTGGCGTAATCGGGCTAAATATCCGCAATATCGCGAAGCAGTTGAGGACATGTTCCGGTTGACTTCGACTGATTTTGCACCGTGGATTATCTTAGAGAGTAACGACAAGCGGTATGCGCGTATCAAGGCGCTCCGCATTATCAATAATGCGCTCGAAGAGCGCTTGCAGAGGAGATAGCATGAAGCACGCAGCACATGCCGCAATAGCTCCAGCCGCCCCAAAAGCCAAAAAGCCTCGGCGTCGATTACTGTGGCGCATCATATTTTGGCTGGCACTTATAGTGTTTATCGGATCAGCTGGTGTTCTCGGGTTTTATCTCTATTCATACTGGTCAGCTGATCGGGGATATCAGGATATCGCCGCACAAGCGCTTACCTCGGTATCGGCGCAGGATATGCCGGCTGATGCTGATGCGACGGAGCTTGCGGATATGACAGTTGACTGGGATTATCTGCGCAGCTTGAATCCTGATATTGTGGCATGGGTGGTTATTCCCGATACGCGGGTGAACTATCCGGTTGTACAGGGCCATGACAACGAAGAATATCTGCATAAGGATTTCAGCCAGAAAGAGGATTTTGGTGCCCGTGGCGGTGCTATCTTCCTTGAGGCATCTAATTCCCCTGATTTCTCTGATGAAAACAACGTCTTATATGGGCATCACATGCGCGATGGATCGATGTTTGCCTGCCTGTCGAAAGACTTTGTCAACGGGGATTTCTTCGATGCTCACCGCACGTTCTATGTACTTACGCCCGAAAAGAACTATAAGCTTCAAGCATTTTCTTTGGTGTTGACCAACGGATGGGATGAAATCGTACAGACGCGCTTTGGTACCGATGATCAGCGCAGCGCCTATATAAAAGACAAAGAGCAGCGCAGTGTGGTTGCACCGGCAGGTGGCATGCCCGACCCTGCAAGCATCACTCAGCTTTTCACGCTTTCAACCTGCGACTATCAGGAGACGAATGGACGTGCTGTGCTGTTCTCGTCCGTAGTCGACACAGTCACGCCAAGCAACGCATAATAAAACGAAAAGGTAGGAGACGGCTTACGTGTCTTACCGCACCGCGTTCGGAAGGGAAGCCATGGGCGACAGTGTGATGCCATCAGAAAGGCCCGACCGCCTTGAGGAAGCATGCGCCGTTTTTGGCGTGTATGCTCCGGGCGAAGATGTGGCTCGTCTGACCTGCTTTGGCCTGCAAGCACTGCAGCATCGCGGGCAGGAAAGTGCTGGTATTGCTGTTGGTGGTAATGGCACGGTTGTTGCCTATAAAGATTTAGGTCTGGTCACACAGGTCTTTAACGAAAGTACTCTGTCTGCCCTGCAGGGTGATGTAGCGGTGGGGCATTGCCGCTATTCCACAGCTGGCGGCGGGGGATGGGAATCCGCTCAGCCGCACCTGTCGGCTATCGATGATGTACTTATTGCGCTCGCGCACAACGGTACTCTGGTGAATACTACGCGAATTCGCGCGCAGCTGGTTGGTCAAGGAGTACAGCTTTACAGCAATACCGATAGTGAAGTGGCAGCCAAGGTTATTGGTGCCGAAACCAGTCGTACTCATCACCTTCGCGAAGGTATTCGTGCGATGATGTGCTTGCTTGAGGGCGCCTATGCGATGGTACTCGCAAGTCCTGATGCG
This genomic interval from Cryptobacterium curtum DSM 15641 contains the following:
- a CDS encoding spermidine synthase, whose protein sequence is MHPIGEAAIVITVTALLALGLYYSITRRGHLREDAQTARTRLAKLRRPKALATKQPVGEEDALFIRFNTQFGLMLVYTIEYRPGDFARVMDVQGAFQSATYLEDGRIYELVFDYLKLYNHLFEAPFPIKSLLTIGGGGYAWPKYVIAHHPETSVDVIEADEAVTRIAERYFFLDRLIEEFDVIDTGRMGIITEDGRTYLDEYADAVIHKRPSQYAAIGDYAPACTYDAVVNDTFAGRDAVMNLASVEAAQHIKQLLTPGGMYLSNVISSLEGEQSTLLRQMVATLQQVFAFVYVIPCGKYAAQDRDNNLLIASDRAYHFEHAYDLQADPATPILHDANL
- the ppk1 gene encoding polyphosphate kinase 1 encodes the protein MNRKAATNQTDEMVSSPKESASLQQNATSEKTPHGHKSNGKGRHERMPFMQNRELSWLTFDERVLEQGSDDTVPLLERLQFISIFSSNLQEFFMVRVGSLTDLSLLKTQVIDTKSNMTPDEQLDAIYARCHELYPVQERIYSEVKHQLADEGIRRLTFDELNEEQREFALDYLRSNVLPFLMPQIINARHPFPHLGNGELYIIVRLSEETPKKADLTSEERKRVKELRRQVKSLGAEGVTLGVVGLPRNAERIIKLPGEGFNFILLEDLLEANVASIYSMYTVKHANIICVTRNADLDAADTADEGEEDYREHMKKILKKRARLAPVRLESKRKLSATVGSFLLSRLHLAPHQVFTTEVPLNLGYAFALPSMVDPVVRARLTSEPFSPAWPACLSHSERIIDQIQQRSVILSYPYESMDPFVQLLREAAEDPDVVSIKITLYRLASRSHLAEALITAAEAGKEVTALFELRARFDESNNIQWSQRFEEAGARVLYGFHDYKVHSKICCITRQTPQGLQHITQLGTGNYNEKTARLYTDFSYITVDDAIGRDAIEFFRNMGLESASRAYHTIWVAPLQIKQNILKGIDGQIAHARQGEPCGLLFKTNSITDREVLEKISEASQAGVPITLIVRGISCLLPGIPNATENVRVVSIVGRLLEHSRIYAFGPLDEATIYLSSADLMTRNMDNRIEIAWPIRDKHIHDAVVDYVHVCLRDTAKLRELRADGTYTPLRALVQAGTEPFNSHEYLIEKARIASDAAREAELAAKPDHERIAMHAHYSRQSAARERRAMRDLEEIYREALQHEIGGTEGEALTSFMRAAAKVFAEIEAESAERTEILEEQAENGNDSAAFVSDSDPATKSEPVTEAESTDTSKSAESGTTAGRAQDASTLDATLAALSSAPRSANAQDQAVTDAQTTSRTATDTAATATFAAQTRQHGFFWRLFHRKKR
- a CDS encoding polyphosphate:AMP phosphotransferase, which translates into the protein MLERIDFDCIPIDRDEYKPARDELVKRLVLLQQEAHIRGIGLVVLFEGWDGAGKGGRISDLMYNLDARSTTVHVDDSQHEKDARKLHARGLSTDGYFPMMQPYWNSLGPRGNMTLYDRGWYNAAAAHLAEEITPSSKRKRIPGALTGPSPMERSLASIESFERQLVNDGYLVVKFFLHIRKKTQRKRLEGLAADPATAWRVDKQALAAIGDYDRYCKLYDKLLSRTNYDFAPWVVLNGEDKRRANLGVVRTLVDALDQAIAAADAPVGSFSVSDVSAGSTVSTGMPVDTSDPAGASENGSVSAGAPVGSTTSSNSADVLEDAHALVDSTETEEELAWDTQDVDVRQEAEAQAAKQASFAPSTSRFPISNSHPTLKGVDYHLRFDPARYKTELKAEQKRLYRLELEMYKQRVPLILMYEGQDAAGKGGNIKRIAQALDARSYTIFPSPAPTKPELAHPFLWRYWTRLPKAGHVGIYDRSWYGRVLVERVEGFARPDEWARAYDEINEFERDLVDWGAILLKFWVEIDRDEQLRRFESRAEDPARQWKITDEDWRNRAKYPQYREAVEDMFRLTSTDFAPWIILESNDKRYARIKALRIINNALEERLQRR
- the srtB gene encoding class B sortase produces the protein MKHAAHAAIAPAAPKAKKPRRRLLWRIIFWLALIVFIGSAGVLGFYLYSYWSADRGYQDIAAQALTSVSAQDMPADADATELADMTVDWDYLRSLNPDIVAWVVIPDTRVNYPVVQGHDNEEYLHKDFSQKEDFGARGGAIFLEASNSPDFSDENNVLYGHHMRDGSMFACLSKDFVNGDFFDAHRTFYVLTPEKNYKLQAFSLVLTNGWDEIVQTRFGTDDQRSAYIKDKEQRSVVAPAGGMPDPASITQLFTLSTCDYQETNGRAVLFSSVVDTVTPSNA